From the genome of Acropora palmata chromosome 8, jaAcrPala1.3, whole genome shotgun sequence:
GTGTATTCAGTGATATTGGCCCAGGCAATGGGATATCTTATAAGAGAGTTAGCCCTATATTTTATTCCTATCTTTGGTCAATCAATTTCTGCTACTTGGCAGCATTTGGTAACCCTTTTTTTAGTTGTGGCATATCTTGATATTGGCATAATggtcttgtttttctttttaaatgtaGCTGTGGCTTGTACTCTTCAATCCTCTTCAATTGCTGTTGTCAGACTATCTGCATCTACCATTCCAATGTGGTCATTCAAAAGCATCTCAGTAATTTATATGtctggatttttttcttacagtaTCATAAAATGAAGTGGCCCTAACAAAAAGTTTCCACTTGTGCACTTCTCATCTTATGTACTTTTGCTTGCTTTGCCACCACAAtccagtgctggaaataacagtCAATCAGCAGACATagtcaaccaaattttgaaaatgttcggCCAATTTCACGTTATGATCGGACATGATGACTGCACATCTCACCAGCACATTTTGAGTTACCTTCTTCCAGGTGTTGTCAGTCAATGAATTATGTCCGGTCCAATTTTGTAAAATGTGTgaccaaaagaaagatttgaaaggacatGTATCCTGTGAGtgaagaaaaattattgcacTGCAATCAAAAGCTGAAACAgtttagaaaaaaatttgaaagtattgtaaaattattttggtttaaGTACTTGCATTTGCGGGCAATTTCATTAGATTTATAACCTTTTGATGCACTGAGGTGATTGCTGGCTGGATTTTTGCTGGCAATTGTTCTGTATGGGAAGAGAAACGAATGGTTCTTAGAATACGTGCTCCAATATCATAAATCAACTAGCCAACATAACCACATATATAACCGCAACGCTTTCAGTAATTTAATCATGTTTTATCTGTAGGTTAGCAAAAAGAACCACTCAGGAAATTACTGTAGTTTGTATGATGGTATTTTGCCAAATCTTTAAACTTGATTAAAACTGTAAATTAGGCTCGCTTTTATTTGATCGTATATAAGAAAGTGTTATATTCGATAAAATTAGTTGTTACTCCTACTTGTGTACGATGCGTATGTCCTAATTGTAACATGGCGACATCAGTAAACCTAACACTTAGGTGAATCACTAGCCATCATTTGATATGAAATGCatttttaaactgaaaaaaattgactaaAACAATTTCCAACTCCCACAAGTTTTGGTAGCTCTCTAAGAAGTAAAcctattcaaataaaatattgttttgaatgcttgttttttctctttctgtttCTCCCTTTGCCAAACGTTTGTGTTTGTGAGGCTTGGCAGCTCTGCATTTGAGGCATTGCTAAAGATTGGGAACGAGATGTCATGAGCATGCTGGCTCACCTAACTTTTCAACCAGCATGCATTTTCCTTAGCGACAACCCTTTTGACCTTATCCACTGGTTTGATGCCAAATCAAAGCCATAGGCGATGatattatttgttattgttttcagtGGCAGTTTGCCTGTTCCTGTAACATTGTTTCATGCCAAAGGCATGAGTGAGTTATTAAGAATACGTTAGGTTAAATTTGGAGCTATACCTTCTATATGATCTTCTGGTcaaagttgttcaaaggttggattgTTCTATCCACTgaataactcaataggttttggtagAACTTATCCATGGAATTGTGTGCCCTTTAGTTACTAGGTTGATGAAAGGATacaaatataatttatttggCTGCGTGGCACCAGAATTTGATAGAATAGTTTATTTGAGGGTGAAGTGCAGTGTCATAATATCTCCGACTCGACATCTATTTGATTGATAGCCCTAGTCATAGAATTGATTTCCAAGTACAAGAAACCTGTTTTACATGTATTTCCCTTAAAATCCAtaacaagataaaaatattGGTGTGTTGTCAGGTTTTCAGTTGCTGGGTTTAGTGGTTCCCatgatatcttttttttatcattgatcTTATAAACTCAACAAGAAGGGCAAGTCATACAAGAACATTCAGCGAATGCAGCAATTTGGCTGGTTACTCTTATATGTTTGGCACTTAAACTGAGAAAGAAATTGCttatataaaaagaaaaagaaaacacaatgaCTCTTTACTTTCAACTTTGACAAGTGAGCAGAATTCAGTTTTCTTAAGATCATTTGCTTCAAGTTAATTAATGTTACAATACAGCTGTTCTAGTTAAGCTACATGTAGATATACATCttggagaagaaaaaaactgcatAGTTGATAACTTGGTTTTACCATGCTTGATTGGAAAGTACCTTGCTTGATCTGaaaggggggagggggtaaTTTGCCGATTGGCAATGTATACGGGTGAGTACAATACGCATGTCACTCGGCCAGTTGATGAGTGCATCCAAAAGTTATTTTCTAACCTTGGGTTCCTGAGACTGCCAACAGTCTCCCGAATTTTATCACTGATGAATTACTTGGACTTTAACAGGACTCGAGACTAACGGTAGCCAACTAGCCACAGACTAGAACAAATTCCATTTTGGCTCGTGGTTTTTGCGCTTCACTGGCCATTTTGGCTAGTGAAATTTGTGAGAGCAGTGGAGGCCCAGAGGAAACCAATAAAAGTTACTTTCAAATTGTTCACAAAACGAAACACGACGAAATCGAGTCAAAGCGTGCGGAATTTAAAACATCGGCTGTAATAAACATcatgtatataatttatagGCACAAACAAGAACTTTAAATTACTAATTAAAACTGCGAAAGAATGttgtcttttgtttgtaaaaagcGAGGAACGGCAAATGAACTGCTTGCCGCTAATGATTAGTCATGCGTGAAATCACGCACGccttcaaaaaattaaaaaatcgaAGTGCGAAAATTTGAATGATGCCTATATAATATAGAGGGCTATGTTTGCAACTTGGAAATAAAGTTAAGGTGGAACGAATTATTGAGTTCACAAGAAATCGTGAATTGCATTTTGAAAGACACGAATGTTTTTCGGCTGCGAGTTGCAAAGTTCTGTGCGAATTTCTCACGGAAGCGAAAATTTCGGTTTTCTCTGTTGAGCGACGcctatataattataatatcgATGCCTATGTTTGCAACGTATAGAGTTAAGGTAGAACGAATTATTACCGAAGTTTTGACGGCAGTTCTCTGTACTTTTGAGGTGCGGCTATGTTTCCGCAATTTTCTAATGGTCATCGAAATTTGTCTTGTTATCCCCGTCCAAAGTGCATACTGCGAAAGAGGCAATTCATGTCTCAACAGGATCATGTGTGACTTCCGTTCAACACTTGGTGTCTTTACTGTGGAAGCACTCATGCACATTTCTATCAATGATGTTTCTCCGGAGCATTAAATGATTGACAGgacttgaaataaaagaactaaaaaGTTGGGCTTACAAGTCTAAGAGAATCTTTGTTCACTTTACATTAACAAATGTCTGCGCCAGGctagtgaaaaatttgttttggctaGTGGATCAAACCTGTCACTAGACCCTGGGCTAGCAAGCTGAAAAGTTAGTCTCGAGCTCTGCTTTAAATCAGTGCACTTTGGATTCCAGTTAATTTAATATTGGGCATCTTTTAAAGCAGTTCAAAATTCAAAGGGAAGCTCTTCAAAACTGGTCTCCATGCCATCTTCtgaattcaagaaattgtTCTTGCAAAAATACATTTCTTCGATTTTATAATTAGTTGACTGACCTCTTAAAAGTTAGGCACATTTGTAATGAGGAACCTTCTTCTACCCATAATCAGTTGTGCATCTGATCAGAGCAATTTAACACCCAAACCGCAAATTACGATTAAAGTTGAAAACCACGCAAAGCTAGAACCAAATATGAGGTCACCTACTTGGAAGCCACAGCTGGTGAGATGTGCATACTGAAGAAAAAGAGCCAGCTGGGATCGATTGCACAGTGGGTGCCCTGCTTGCCATTCGTCATCAGTTATCATGTTTAGATCTCTGAGCATTTTATTGCAACGTACTGTCACAGATGAGGCACAGTAGCTAGGGTAGACAAATACATAGAGGTATACCAAACTCATTGAAACGGAtcgataaaagaaaaaccaatcTGCgccatctttgaaaaatgaaaccatgtcggaaacaaaaataactgcaacAATGGCAAGAAGAAACCAGTGCACTACAAACCAAATCTTCAAGGCCTCTGAGGTGCTTGAAAGCTGTTTGCATAAGCGCTTGTGAATGCGTATGATATCATCCGTGGTGCCGTTGGCAGCATTTCTAATTTCTGCTTGACACCTCGAGACGCAATCTTTCATAGCGTTCGTTATCAAAGCGAAGAGCCAAGAGCTTGTCAGAGTGACCCACGGGGGTATAATTGACAACGAACCGAACACACGATGGGAAAGACTgaattttttgtcttcatACGACGAGTTAAACCAAAATAACGTGATGAGAAGAAGGATCCCAAAAGTAAACATGGTACAATTTAGTGTGACCCAATTGGAGCGTTTCGCAGCACTGTAAGCCTTGTCCATCGTCATGCAATACTCCGACCTATTCCCTAGTTTCCACATGCACCAATAAAACGCGATGTTTGACATTAAAACTGCAAAGTATGCAACTATGTTTAAGACATATCGCAGTTCAACTCCTTGTAAAGCACCCTCAGGCGAAGATGGCGGCAAAGATGATGAATTTGAAGAAGAGTTTCCACAGAGCCACGAATTTAGGGGTGTGTCCGAACGTCTACAAACAAATGCATTATAAACAGAACGGAAAAGgttaaataaatccaaaagaaagacaaatgCCATCATGACAGAGTGAAAACCTTTCTTTGGGTTCCACAATCCTACAGCATAAGCGGATCCCTTTAAAAATACACAAGAACAAAACAGATTTTTCGACCTTCCCCAGATTCTACGAAAAGGTCTGGCAAAGGGAAGATAGATTCTGCTCGAGATTCCTTGACCGTCTTGTACATTTCCTTCAACATCCATATTTCCGTGTGAAACCATCCTCAACAGTGACGCAAGCTTCTGTGTTCCAGTGTTCCCATAAACCCTTGTGTACGGTGGCCCATATTTGCACAGATAACAATTTCAGTGCATAAATATTGATCTTAATacattaattaatatttttcagttcacaatttcattttctaataTACGGGCATTGTAGTGTATGTCCATATTTGGTGTTTCCATATTTGAAAGTTAACATGAGAAGAGGAGAAAGACCACCATTTTATTTGGGATTAAAAAAACTGTTGTGTTGCTAAAACGATTCTCCGGTTATTCCGTATACGCTACATTTGGCAACGAGGATGGCGGTTACATTAAGTGGTTTGCCTTGTATCTCTCACTTCGACTGCATTGGGGAACCGGCCACGTTAGCACAACGCTGGGACAAGTGAAAAGCCGAGTTCGAACTGTATGTGGCAGCTTCGGGGGTAGAAGACAAACTGCAAAAGCGAGCTTTACTTTTGCACCTCGCTGGCCCCGGAGTCCGCGAAATCTTCAAGACGTATCCAGACGAAGTAAAAGGTGACGCTAAAGAGTTCGACAAAGCGATGACATGTCTGTCGAATCACTTCGAAGACAAGAAGAATGTACCTCTTGCGAGACAAAAATTGCTTGCGAGCAAACCAAACCCGGGCGAAACGATCAAGAACTTTGTTACGCGCTTGAAGCGCTTGGCGGAACATTGTAACTATGGCGAAGAGGAAGATAACCAGGTGAGAGAGCTGAAGAGCAAATTCTACCgcgaagaaatttttttttttttttttctgagaagGCTGAAAACTCTTCGTCATCCTAACATACTACGCTACATTGATGGTCTTGAGGTATttgtagttaatttttttttcagtcaaattttagttttcctttctttccgtGCACAGTACCATAATTAgcatacacaaaaacaaaggaaaaccaaaacTTCACTGgaaataggcgaatctttgtttacactttttgcctcattaacatatgcttatcactatctgatgacgctaataaaataaaaactctgaatattcaaagggaataacagtttaagttttctctgaaaatttgagtccaattaatccaatggtttcggagaaattctcttctaaaaactcgaaattttacaggggatgtacggctcattaacttttttgccacacagcaatttcgcagtttttgatgtctgatatttccttcaatactgcttgcaaagagctgaaaattgcacaaattgctcaacttaatcagctctttcaacttttgcatttagctcatatatacggccactgcttctatttggtaagtcgtatgctaatgagcaaaaatgtaaacaatgacgtcagcaaagattcgcctataaaaACATtcatacaataataataaactagGATTGCAGCAAAGTACGTTATGAGTAGCAGGCATAAATGCCAAATCAGTTCGGAAAACATCTGCATCCTTCGATTCCTACTCCAAGCCACTTGATTATTTAACTGATCGAACTAAACCATGTACAGAATTATAAGATCAGAAAGTGTTACTCCTAGAAATTTTATATTTACAATTTAGTTCCACCAATTTTTGATAAGCTAGTCTGCTGGGCTTTTTCGATTTTAAAAAGGCGGTTGTAAAAGACTCTTGTTCTTTACAGTTTAGTGGTACGCTTCGTGGTTTTTGATTTTTCCAAAGTTCTCGGAGGGTAGATGTAATTCCAAAGAGTGTCAAAGGGCAAACCTTAGTATGATACCTGTTTTCAAATTCTGTTGGCGACAAGTAAGTACCTCCTTGTTCCTTGACGATTTGATTTACATGAGAAATGCCCACCTGACACCAACTTTTATAGAAAACTGGTTTGTCCATAACTCTAACTAAAGAATTACACCATAGGCTTTGTGCAAGGAAGGACTCTACCGTTTCTATTGAACCTTGATAGTTTAATTCAGACCATATCTCAAGAATCTCTTTCAGAAAGGGGCTAAGATTGTTAGCAAGCTACTTCGTGTCTTTTATATCAAGGTTGCCCCTAAAAGCAGTTTGGCCTCCGAGTTTTTCGAGCTCGGCgtcaaaaaaaagtttccatTTCCCTTTGTTGCTTTCATCTAGATACTTTCTTATCCACACACTCTTAAGGGCTTTATTAAAAGATTTAATGTCGATCATTCTAAGTCCTCCGTTGCCATAATTTGTGGCAACGCACGCGTCTTCGAGAGTATGTATTCTTCCTTCTAGCTTGTCGAAAGACTTCCCGAGGTTATTCACTGCTTCTTCAATGACATCCAATTTTTTCAGCTTCTTAAGAATATCTTGCagtagtttttgaaggtcctCGGTCATATTCAGAGCAGATAGAATAATATCATCACCATCTTCGTTGCGTTCGCCTCCGGAGGAATAAGAAATGTCACCCTCTTTAAGTTTCTTTGGTTCTGGCGAGGTATCTAGAGAACTATCGGAGGATAACTGACTTGTTCTTCTCTTACTAAGCAAAAGATTAAAACCTTCTTCCATTGAGTCATCCAAATTAGTAATATTAGGCGGACGGCATTTCAACACGTCTTCACTCCGCCATTGCTTCCCAGTCACCCCTTGCTTCCCAGTCACCCCGCGAAGAAAATCTTAGCCTTTCCAAACTACTGGAAATTGTCATCACCTATCACAATAAGGATGCCATGATTCTTGTTAGCGAAGATACTGTGAATCGTAGCTGGGAAGACCGAGGTAAAAGCGATAAAGGAACGAATAGATAGCAGCCGTGGCAGGGCAAATGTTGGAGATGTGCTAAGCCGGGTCACATGGTGAAAGATTGCAAAGTTTTTCATTAACATAGCTGCAGCAAATGTGGAAATCGTGGACACATGGAGGTCTGTTGTCGTACGAAACAGGATAAACAAGGGAAGAGGCGATAGCAGACGTAGAGGGAATTTCGGAAGAAAACGAGACGGCGTACGGAGGATAGGCGATTAGCCTGAACAAAGTAACGAGGAAGGAAGCAACGCAAGTGAAGACGATGGATATTATGTCTTCAGTGCTTCAGAAGGTGAGTCGAACACTTTACCTCTCATGATCGAAAATGAGCTTGTCGATGTCATCATAGACTCAGGTGCTACCTGCAACCTAATGTCTGAACAAGTGTTTGATAAAGTATCCCAAGGAAAGCAAGAGTTGTTGAAGACTGATAGAAAGGTTTATGCATATGCATCTCAGGAACCTTTAAAGCTTAGTGGAAAATGCATGTTGAACATTTGTGTACCTGACACACAAACGCCGTTCAAGACTGAGTTCTTTGTAATGCCAGGCTCTGCAGACACGTTGCTGGGTAGAAGTTCCTCTGAAGAATTAGGTGTCTTGAAAGTAGGTGTATCTGTAAATGCTTGTGAGTCCAAAAATACCACTGATAAAAAAGGCTGCCCTAAAGACAAAGTAGCCAAAAGTGTTTACTGGCCttggaaaattgaaaaattttcaattaaagCTGCATGTAGGTGAAAGTATCACTCCGATTGCTCAAGCCATGCGAAGAATTCCGTTCAGCAGTAAACAAAAGGTTATTGATAAATTGGAGGAACTTGAGACACTTGACGTGATAGAGAAGGTGAATGGGCCTACAAGTTGGATTAATCCCCTTGTTGCTgtagaaaatcaaaatcaaaatcaaatggTGATGTGTTTAGACATGAGGCAGGCCAATCGAGCGATACTGCGGGAGAAGCACCCCGTACCCACTATCGAAGAGACTTTGCAAGAAATGTCAGGAGCAAAAGTATTTTCCCAGTTAGATTTGAACATGGCATTTCACCAAATAGAACTTGCTCCAGAGTCAAGAGACATTACCACTTTTGCAGGACCCAATGGTCTTTACCGCTACAAACGTCTCTTATTTGGTGTAAATCTGGCCACTGACAAATTTCAACACATCATTTGGCAGATCCTCAAAGATTGCCCTGGAACACACAATATTCATGATGATATCCGAGTAGTTGGCGCATCAGAAGAAGAGCATGATGAAAGGCTGAATGAGGTGATGAAGAAGTTAGAAGAAAGTGGTTTGACACTGAACTACGACAAGTGCCAGATAGGTGTGAGTAGCATGGAGTACCTTGGAAACGTCTTAACTGACAAAGGATTACAAGTATctgatgacaaaattaaagCCATTGTGCAGGCACCAAGACCAAAGGACCAATAAGAACTGCGAAGCTTCCTTGGTTTGGTGCAATATTGTGCGAGGTTCATCCCAAGCTTTGCGATCATTGCCAGCCCACTTTGGGATCTGACCAAAGCTCATGCTAAGTGGAAATGGGGCACTGCTGAAGAAAATGCTTTCCAAGCAGTCAAAAGGCAACTGACACAGTCACCAGTCATGGCTTTCTTCAAACAAGGAGTAGAGACCCGTATCACCACAGATGCCTCTCCAGTAGATATTGAAGCTGTCTTGGAACAGAAGCAAGAAGATGGCCAGTACAGACCTGTGCACTATGCGAGCCGTAAGCTGACTCCTCCAGAAAGCAGATATTCTCAATTTGAGAGGGAAGCCTTGCCGGTGAAGTGGAGCTGTGAAAAGTTCTTCCTGTACATCCATAGAAACGATTTTGACATTTGCACTGACCATAAGCCGCTGATAACTGTGCTTGGACCACATTCAAAACCACCTTCAGCCAGAATTGAAAGATGGATGTTATACATGCAACAGTTTAAGTATAGCATCAGACACATCCCTGGCAGAGAAAACGCTGCTGATGCCTTGAGTAGATTGCCAATAGACACTTCACCTGACGCAGCCATCAAACAGACTGAAGAATATGCGCGCACCATAGTTGCTGATGCCATACCTGCAGCATTAGGGCCTCGCCAAGTTGAAAGAGAATCAAAGCGAGATCCTACCCTGCAACTGGTTCGCCATGCCATCACCTCTGGTGATCGGTCGAAACTCCAGGGTACAACTTACAAAGCCGTGAGAGACGAACTCTGGATAATGGGACAGTTGGTCATGAGGGGAAACAAGGTTGTCATACCAGAGAAGTTGTGGAATCAGACCATTCAACTTGCTCATGAGGGTCACCAAGGGATGGTACGAACAAAATCTCGATTAAGAGAGAAAGTGTGGTGGCCAAATCTTGACAAACAggttgaaaaattaatcacAGCCTGCTATCCGTGCCAACTGGTTGGACCCAGACCAAAGCCAGAACCGATAAGGTCAACTCCACTACCTCGCGGCCCGTGGAGTGAAATTGCTGTAGACTTACTAGAGATTCCAAAGAAAGGACACTAGCTTGTTGCAGTTGACTATTACtcaaagtggcgagaaatagCTTTTCTGACCAAGACCGATGCAGGAACTGTTATCAAATGTCTGCAGAGCATGTTTTACACTCATGGTTTGCCTGAAACACTCAGAAGTGATAATGGCCCACCGTTTGCTTCACGAGAATTTGAAGGATTCCTTGAGTATTTAGCAATCGATCACAAGAAAGGCATCCCCTATTGGCCTCAGAGTGATGGTGAAGTAGAAAGGTTCAACAAAACCCTCATGAAGATAATCAGAATAGCACAATTGCAAGGCAAGGATTGGAAAGGAGGAGTGAAAGACTTTTCCAGTATCGGAGCACTCCCCATACTGTCACTTTGTTGTCTCCAGCTGAGCTTCTTATGGGAAGGAAGCTAAGGGATAAGTTGCCACAGGTTCAACCTCCTCGTGATCAAGCTACTGAAGCAGAGTGGCAAGGTCTTCTCAGAGAAAGGTATGCCCAGAGAAAGTTAAGAGAGAAAGAGTATGCTGACTCAAAGAGACATGCCACAACAGGTGACATAACAGAGGGCGACCTGATCCTACTACGTCAGAGCCGAGAAAATAAGTTGTCACCAACGTTCGAACCTGAACCATATCGAGTCGTGGAGAAGAACGGAAATGCAGTTGTCATCGAGAATTCCACTGGCCAG
Proteins encoded in this window:
- the LOC141890199 gene encoding uncharacterized protein LOC141890199 — its product is MDVEGNVQDGQGISSRIYLPFARPFRRIWGRSKNLFCSCVFLKGSAYAVGLWNPKKGFHSVMMAFVFLLDLFNLFRSVYNAFVCRRSDTPLNSWLCGNSSSNSSSLPPSSPEGALQGVELRYVLNIVAYFAVLMSNIAFYWCMWKLGNRSEYCMTMDKAYSAAKRSNWVTLNCTMFTFGILLLITLFWFNSSYEDKKFSLSHRVFGSLSIIPPWVTLTSSWLFALITNAMKDCVSRCQAEIRNAANGTTDDIIRIHKRLCKQLSSTSEALKIWFVVHWFLLAIVAVIFVSDMVSFFKDGADWFFFYRSVSMSLVYLYVFVYPSYCASSVTVRCNKMLRDLNMITDDEWQAGHPLCNRSQLALFLQYAHLTSCGFQVGDLIFGSSFAWFSTLIVICGLGVKLL